From Gossypium raimondii isolate GPD5lz chromosome 11, ASM2569854v1, whole genome shotgun sequence:
ttatgctagatctactcttaaaaaAGGACTTTTGTTCCAttgaattaagcacattaaacatgaattaatatcccagaaatattaaaacaagaagtaagcatacataattgagaataagaatcaattatttatcgcgtaaaacagaaattaaataaaaggattcatCAAAGAtttcatcctccctaggtatctagggatttagttcataatcctaaatgaaaacatctcaaagttagaaaAACCACAAGATATAAAGAAATTCAATAgaactttgaaagaaattaaaaggagatcttcgatcttgatgGAGATTCACTTTCGAGTTGATTTCGACGGTGTACTTCGAgtgttttctttgatcttcCCTAATTACTCCCTTATGTCTTCTTCTAatgggtatttatagactttagaatgctcaaaaagccaaaaaattagggtttttcgCGTATTTGGGAAGTAGGATGCGAAATCGACACGGGCTGGCACGTGGGAGTGTGTCCAGCCTGTGTGGTTGACATGGGCTTGTGTCTAGCCCGTGTGGCTGAAACGGGCATGTGTCCAGCCCGTATGGCTCACACGGGCGTATGGCCAtcccgtgtggaaatgcccaaGCCATGTGGCTCCTGAAAACAGctctatttgtttgattttggctcgtttttcgCTATTTTTGCTGCCAAGTGCTCTCCtaagtttaaaaaatgaatgtaaaggattaggagctttaaattcactaatttgcataattaatcatccaaaactGCATTAAGAATAGGATTAAAGTATGTTACTTTTTTAGCTTATCAATCCACTAATTATTAGTTGAGCAAACAATAAAGACATCAAATAAGAACCTTGCATTCGGTTACAAAAATCAATGTCTGTTAAACCATTAACAAACTTATTAATAATCTAGTCATAAAATAGTCACCTTACTATGCTTACTATGAAAAGCCTTATACTTACTTGACATTCCGTTTGCCATACACTCGTTGAGGAGAGCCCTGTACTTCTTCTCACAAGCATCCATCATATCCCTGAACTTTGCCTATTCATTTTCAGTTAATTTCATAAATCTTTCTTCTGCCTCAGCTATCAAACAAGCTTCTCGCTCTGCGGCTTTCGTACAAAATTGAGATTCTACTTCCTCGATTAGAGTCTTCTCTTGAACTGCTTGTTCGGCTTGAATTGTTTGTATTTGCTCGACATGTTTAGCGCTCATCTCTTCAATCAATGTACTAATGGTCGATGTAGATTGGCTTCCTCAGGTGACTGAACCATAGCCAAACAACCTGGATTTGGTCATCCCACGTCCATATCCCAACGTTTTTCCATCCTTGCCAGGGTCGAATACTTGTGTATACACCTCGTTTTCTAATGCAATGTTGTCTTAAGGCGCGAAAGAACTCTTAGGTGTTGGCATAGAGTCTTTAACCCTTTTGCATGCTTCATCCTACAATTCTCTTTCATTAGAAAaatctattttgaaaaaaagaaaaaccgatgtcaaaataaattaaaataaataaataatacccATTTGTTTCTTACATAAACTTGTTCTGCTACCTCACTGCTCAATTTGTCACTCACATCTTTCCACAAATGTTGAAATCTAAACTTCTCCAAACACGAGGGCTCATGGCCTTCCTTCGTAGCCTATtatacaacaaaataatagttgTTAACAATATTCACCAATGAGCGTAGAACAATTAATATAAGTTACATATTGACTAATATGTAATACTTACAAATTGTGTATTGAGGGTCACATATCCTATGTTACCAGCGATGCGTGCATAACGCACCTTTGTTCGGGATTCTTTCATCTTTTCTGATTGTGCCTGTTGTTTAAATTGATGAGAGAAAATATGAGAGTAATAGGAAAGCTAAGTTTATTGTGCCTCATTCAACAAATCACTTATATATGCACCCCCTACTTTGATCACACTGTAAGTGGAAGCAAAAAAAATGGAACATTTAATCTAACAAAAGTGCATACCGCAGCTTGTGGTGTGTCTCCATCACTCCACCAGCCACTTCCATTGATCATTATGCACATTAGGAGGATTGTTTTCATATATTTCTATTGTgtgtaaataatcaaaatgtgAAAGTGTACACATCGATTCAAGTAATATAATGATGAATGAGTATGGTTTCAACAGAGATCGAAAGTTTATTTGAATTAGTTAGTATTACTGAAGATTTAACGAATGAGACTGTGCAAAAGAAACAAAGTATAAATTATTGAAGGGAATTAATGAATGAactaataatatcaatttataaCTGAAAAACGACCAAACAATCTAAATGTCGTGGCAATTCACAAGGAACAAGTAGAGAGTATTTCTGCTGTTGAATgataaaggttggaattactcaggaaatattttcataacataataatgccATGGCAAAGTTATGACTAAACTATTGCCCAAAGATTTACCACTGCAGTCTACTTCTTTCGAGagttaaactttaattattattcagaGTCTATGTATGTTTACAAGACTCACGAATGATAACCTAACTAACGCTCTACACCTGTACAGATCACatcttctatgtctagagtgttGCAAATATTCTTTCGAGAACTTGCCTGTATTAATCGATTaataatatgatgtatttaatcctttcaaattCAAAGCCATCTAAGATTATAACATGCAATCAAttatgtctagagcttgcatgaATGCATTCCAATTAAACAACAATAGAatgaaacaataattttaatcaaaagcATATTATGAGCATtacaaataattcaatattcaccccaataattcaaacccaaagataaTTAGCTCATGGTTTGGGCAATGAAATCCAAAGTTgaatcattcatcaacattctTTAAGTTTTATGAATCATAGAATTCAAAACCAAGAAAACAGAACAAAGGCAGGACTGCAGGAAGTTCTCGCTGCACTCTAACTTCTTATCAAGATTCTATGCAAAACCCAAGGTAGATTTCTCTTCCCCTTCTTCACATCTCTGATCTCCCTTTTTTAGTTGCTCCCTACTTCTTCTCTTCTAAATTGCTCCATTGAATTTTGTTGCACAAAGAATAACtgttatctttattttcttttctcctcacAATCcgtcctttttcttctattttctctcTTCACAATTCTCTTTTCCTTCTTGCTTCTTTCATCCTACCTGCAACTACTACCAAAGACTACCAAACGTCTTTCCAGtaattaaaagtaacataaattCACAGTTGAAACACAATTCAAGCTTTAGTATGTAATGCTCtaataataagtctaaaatgcaaacatattttcttaattacaaGCAAATACTTCAGTTTAGAGgcctgaaatataactcttttcaagatgATCCTTTAAAGGTTTTTTAGATGCATTAGGAGACTTCCACAAccatcaataaatataataatatttaaatggtaaatactgaaataaaaagaaataaaacatgtaaaaaataaggtaagttttaaatcctttaaaggttttttcgattttttaattcattcattctttcttttggataagcatcttatttattataaaaatgaaacagGATAACCTTATAAAATTTCAACTTGGTGCAACATCTAACCTTTCCAAAAGAAAGAACTTCAAGTCTATTGTTATTATTGCATGGTGATGGAAGGTAAATTATTGTTAGAGATGATGGATGTGTTCAACCATtcttaattgtatatatatcgATTGTTAAATAGCTATGTCTACTAGCACAGGAAATCGACCTCCTAGTAATGCGAAAAACGGTCTTTGTATAGTAAACTAATCCTAAGAGGGAAAAAGgatgttaattatttaaatgttgaCATATCATGTgtcaatttaaacattaaaattttcatctttgttggtatgatttgaaaaaaaacacaaatttaatagttaaaaagacgaaaaattaaaagatgactaaattgaattttttataatgttgAAGGGCTAAGTATTAATTATCAACtacttcaaataattaatacatgTGTATGATTGAGAATGTTTCGCTACTTCATAACTTATAAGACGTAAACAATAAATCAACATGAGAGTCTATCAAGACTTTGATATATAgtcataaaacataattgtGAACTTACAAATTTAGAGAGTCTAATATCTtttaaggaaaagaaagaaggaaaaacgTAGATTTATGTTCGCATGGATTGAATTTTACCACCGAGAAAACCAAACTAACCCCTTGCCTATGATATTCCTATCCcatcactatatatatattataaactcTTTATGTGTCTATCCCTCACTTGGCGTTAATTATACCAacagttttcaaaattataaatgctagttttttttttctggtaaGTAACTTTAAGACATGCAATTCTATCTTGAACGTTAATgatattcatttcattttaatattcatattcTTGGTGGTTTTTCTACGAAAATgttattcattatttatattcTTGGTGAATTTTGGCCATTACTAGTGTGAAGAAAATTATAGTGTATGATGAGGTGAGAAGATTTTGAAAGTTGTTAGGAAATATAGCAAGTCAAATCCTACTAAATATTAGCTATTTTTGGGAAAAAGGATGTTGATTATTTTGCAAATAATGACATggatcaattataagtcaaatAGTAAAAATTCCTAAGAGTCCCTATTTAAAAACCAAATagttgttttctaatttttaggTGAAACTAAAACCTATCATATCACAACAATAAGTAAAGAAAGCAAATGCAAAAATCTATATACATCAAGAATAAGCTTGAACATATGTTgcataaaagttgaaaacagtTATGTTTACAAAGTAAAGTggtaatttatataaaatttcaatgtaAGAATCAAATTAGACAAAAGAAAGTCAAACCTAAATGACAACTAGTTGAAGGCCTAACCTTATAGCATAAACCAAAATCTATCTCCCATTCAAGCACGAATTGTTATAAACGCTTATATGCTAACAAGAATCTATCAAGAAACTTAATTGGAAAAGTGAGAAGGGGCATTTGCAAAATGTAATAAATGAGCCTAAAACCAAAGAAAGAATAAATGAGAAGGTAATGGCAGTACCAGCCAAAGTTGCAGGTACTTCTTCCGCTGTTTGACTTGGAGCTTCTTCTCTCATACTTTTACTATCGGTAGCAGCACTTCCCAAGGTGTTCGAAATCGCGGAAGAACCCCTCAAAGAAAATCTTACACCTTTTAATGTTCACGCTTTGTTGATCATTTTCCTAGAAAAACAAAGTGGTAATGGATGATGGTTAATGATGAAGCACCCAGCAGAGCACCGAAAAGGTCATGGGTTTTGAAGAGGAGGAAAAGAACATGAGATTTGaactgaaaaaaatatgaatttttaacttGCTTTTAAGATTTGTTGCCGGGAAACTTGAAGCCGACGGTAAATTTGGAGCAAGGTTGGCTTATTTATTTGCttactttttattttgggttttagggttaGGTCGGCAAGTATTATAGTCAAAAGAAGGGAGAACTTCCATTCCATTGCCACACTGAATTATAGCCAACATTATtcaaagtgataaaaaaattaaaatagttttgttaattcaaaatatttgtttaatcaaataaaatttactatctCCACAGCACCTTTTAAGTCATAAACTTTTTGGGTATAATTTTAAGTGTTAATTTTATACATCtaaccaaaatattaattattattctatatttaattttagtaaataaattaatttcactgattgataaccaaaataacattgaaatattaaatttctattgattcaaataaatgtgaataaattaattttttaatcaaaccaAATTAAAACGCCCTATTATACAattgaaaatgttattttttatagagttatttcaaaacaaattcacaaattaaataaataattatttgtttcaaaacttgtaaaatgTTTTAGTTATAGATGTGTAGTGGGTCTTGATGCACAtctatctaacttgtttaataACTTGGCCATTTGACAATTAACACTGCAAAATCATAAAACctgaaatttaatcaaattagtccatataatgttgatattaaattatatgaacTTACAGGTAAAGATCGGCAAAAATTGGAATCATCTTTTACCATATTGATGTACATATACACACATCAGCTGCAAAACACCACTTCTTGGACATATATCGATAAAATTATAACTTTCAGttaaatacaattataaataaagagatgctaaaactaaaattaaaactaaaattattaagttacaACATGATGATCACACTGCGGATATTCATCATCTTCTATAGGGGTTTCAATGCCTAGATTGTACAAATCTTTTCGCTTTGTTTCGATAACATGGAGCCATTCTTCACTCTTGGCATCCTTGACATAAAATACTTGTTTCGTTTGAGAAGCTAGTATGTATGGATCGTCCGAATCACGATTCCCTGAATGGATAAGTTCAGAAAATTTCACCATAATAAAACCATTTGCATTCTTCTGCATACTCCTAGGAGACTTAATATTCATCCAATCACATCTAAGCATGATAACCCAAAACCTTTCATAATAGTTTATCTCAATAATTTCAATGCAATTGCCATAATAGTTTCTCCCGTCAACAAAAACCATCACGCCCTATTTTGAGTCTTATGATGTTGCTCATGTTTTTTAGTATAGACCCTAAAACCATTAATTATAAGACCCTAAAATCGATTAGCTATTGTTCTATGAACAAATTTGTACAATGTGCCctcattatataaataatacgataaattattttaatggtgACAATTTACCTAGTTTGCAAGCCATTTCGGGAACTTTTCAACCAACCATTTGTCCTTTGTGCGTTTACTAATTTGATTGCCATCATAAGCAACTCACTTTTACTCCAAAAATTCcctataatatatttagtattttgTGAAAAGTGTTGTCAAAATGCATACAAATTAAGAAATATTACTTTATTAGTCTATTGGTTAAGAAAAAGAACCAAATGACAAGATTTTCCTCAGGAAACTCACTAACGATATGGTGATAACTTATTGATATGTAATAGAACATAGCGGTTTGCTTGTGTAAGAGATCGCATCTCCTTTCTCTTCGTTTTCATGGTACCAATTGGACGTCCTCcagaagagaaaatgtaccgtTTTTGAATATTCTTATCACTCCTGGGAGGACAAGAAAATATAGTCTCCACGTTAGAAAAATAACGGGAGCAAAATGTAAGATATTCTGAAACTATGTACCCTTTAGCAATGGAACATTCGGCATAAGCTCTATTTCTCATCGAAGTTTTCAATCCCATAAGATACCTgcatcacatacatatatttttacatacttattatatactatattaaaataataaaaataaaatattgtgaaATATTACTGATATATTTCATATACCTTTTGATCGAGTACATCCACATGTATTGAACAGGTCTACCAAGCTTAGCTTCCATTGacaaattaataatcaaattaatcatgATTGCGAAGAAACTTGGAGGAAATATTTTCTCCATTTCACAAAGTATTAACACGACTTGTATTTGAAGTTGATCAACTTCTTGTGGATCAAGACTTTTTGCACATAATCTCTTGAAATTTGATAGATTTGTAACAACACTTAGCACCTTCTTTTCTACAACTCCTCTTAAGCATATAGGAAGCAAATCTAACATGAGAATGTGACCATCATGACTTTTGAGGTTGCTCAACTTGTGCTCTTTCAAATTCACGCATCGAGATATGTTTGATGCATAACCATTGGGTACCTTCAAGTTTTTCACAATGGAAAGAAAATATCTCTTTCCTTTGATGTAAGAGTGTAACATGCTTGCGGTAGGTACTCTTTCTCGTTTCTCATTTTTGGATGAAGATAACTTTGGATGTCAATATCTTGCAGGTCCTTGATAATATCTTTACCACTGCGTGAGAGATTAAGAAGGCTGCGAATGACATTGTCACATACGTTCTTCTCGATGTGCATGACATCCAAGTTATGTCGAAGTAGATTGTAACACTAATAAGGCAAGTTGAAAAATTTGTTCCTCTTCTTCCATAAAGTCTCGTCTTGATTTATAAGATTTGTTTCATCTCCCTATACTACTAATTCTTCAAATTTGTTAATCGTCAACATCGAGTTCTACCGACCTTTCATCTAGACTTTCTCCATCCCCCTTTCAGGCTTTTccataaatgaaattgataCCTTCAACTTTCCTTAAGATATCTTCCCCGAATCGTGGTATAGGAGCTACCCCACAGTCTATAGTGCCATTGAATTCATGACTCTATTTTTCAAATGGGTGTTCAGTCAATAACCATTGACGATGACCCATATAACAGAACTTCTGACCATACTGTAGCCATCATGATTGAGTTTTTTCAGCACATACTGGGCAAGCAAGCCAACCTTTTGTACTCCACCCTG
This genomic window contains:
- the LOC105801120 gene encoding uncharacterized protein LOC105801120 produces the protein MKTILLMCIMINGSGWWSDGDTPQAAAQSEKMKESRTKVRYARIAGNIGYVTLNTQFATKEGHEPSCLEKFRFQHLWKDVSDKLSSEVAEQVYDEACKRVKDSMPTPKSSFAP